The Bacillus carboniphilus genome contains a region encoding:
- the tsaD gene encoding tRNA (adenosine(37)-N6)-threonylcarbamoyltransferase complex transferase subunit TsaD encodes MTNEDVYILGIETSCDETAAAIVKNGSELISNVVASQIESHKRFGGVVPEIASRHHVEQITIVMEETLAKANMEIEQIDAIAVTEGPGLVGALLVGINAAKALAYVHSKPLVGVHHIAGHIYANQLIGKLSFPLLSLVVSGGHTELIYMKEHGHFQVIGETRDDAAGEAYDKVARTLGLPYPGGPHIDKLAQLGSPTIDLPRAWLEKDSYDFSFSGLKSAVINTVHNAKQKGIEISKEDLAASFQESVIDVLVTKTKQAAEELEVEQVLLAGGVAANKGLRAALQEVFVDNGKLELMIPPLHLCTDNAAMIAAAGYISFQQGKYGDMSMNAHPGLSIEG; translated from the coding sequence ATGACGAACGAAGATGTGTACATATTAGGAATTGAAACGAGTTGTGATGAAACAGCAGCAGCGATTGTAAAAAATGGGTCTGAATTAATTTCAAACGTTGTTGCATCACAAATTGAAAGTCATAAAAGATTCGGTGGTGTCGTTCCTGAAATTGCATCAAGACATCATGTTGAACAAATAACCATTGTTATGGAAGAAACGTTAGCCAAGGCAAATATGGAAATAGAACAAATAGATGCAATCGCTGTTACAGAGGGACCAGGTCTTGTTGGGGCATTGCTTGTTGGAATTAATGCCGCAAAAGCTCTTGCCTATGTTCATAGTAAACCTCTTGTAGGTGTTCATCATATAGCAGGACATATTTATGCTAATCAGTTAATAGGGAAATTATCTTTTCCGTTATTATCGTTAGTGGTTTCTGGAGGGCATACGGAGCTCATCTACATGAAGGAGCATGGACATTTTCAAGTTATCGGTGAAACTAGAGATGATGCAGCTGGCGAGGCTTATGATAAAGTGGCAAGGACATTAGGTCTTCCTTACCCAGGAGGACCTCATATCGATAAGTTAGCTCAATTAGGAAGCCCAACTATAGACTTACCAAGAGCTTGGTTAGAGAAAGACTCTTATGACTTTAGCTTTAGTGGTTTAAAATCGGCAGTTATTAACACCGTCCACAATGCAAAGCAAAAAGGAATTGAAATTTCAAAAGAAGATTTAGCAGCAAGTTTTCAAGAGAGCGTGATTGATGTACTTGTAACAAAAACGAAGCAAGCAGCAGAAGAACTAGAAGTAGAACAAGTGTTGTTAGCGGGAGGAGTCGCTGCAAACAAAGGACTTCGAGCTGCCCTACAAGAGGTATTTGTGGACAATGGTAAGCTTGAACTAATGATTCCACCTCTTCACTTATGTACAGACAACGCTGCCATGATTGCAGCAGCTGGATACATTTCTTTTCAACAAGGAAAATACGGTGATATGTCGATGAATGCTCATCCTGGTTTGTCAATTGAGGGGTGA
- the thiL gene encoding thiamine-phosphate kinase: MVIIRDEFSIINSITPSSLKNKDVLVGIGDDAAVINSPKHLIVCVDTMVEEIHFTKQTMGLEDIGYKSLAINVSDIAAMGGKPLYYLVSISIPNAWSDEEIQSIYKGMEQCASLYQMDLIGGETVSTRGPLTIAVTALGKMESGRFTKRSNAKAGDIIFVTGSLGDSAGGLDILLNDYIKHTDDHSYLIKKHQRPTPKVDLGLQLAKINRVSLNDISDGLSSELYEIAEASSVSMMIEEEAIPMSTSLKNLYGKDQSLQYALTGGEDFELLGTMPSEDFHQLQQLTEQKGWSITQIGEVILQEDKPEVFLVKKNNPILLTKGGYNHFSEER, from the coding sequence GTGGTCATTATTCGAGACGAGTTTTCAATCATTAATTCCATTACACCTTCATCACTAAAAAACAAAGATGTCTTGGTAGGTATTGGTGACGATGCGGCCGTCATAAATAGTCCAAAGCATTTAATTGTTTGTGTTGACACGATGGTAGAGGAGATTCATTTCACAAAACAAACGATGGGGCTAGAAGACATTGGCTATAAAAGTTTGGCGATTAATGTTAGTGATATTGCCGCAATGGGTGGAAAACCTTTGTATTACTTAGTCTCTATTTCAATTCCAAACGCATGGAGTGACGAAGAAATTCAATCCATTTATAAAGGGATGGAGCAATGTGCTAGTCTTTATCAAATGGATCTAATAGGCGGAGAAACGGTTTCAACGAGAGGACCCCTTACAATAGCTGTTACCGCTTTAGGAAAGATGGAAAGTGGTCGCTTTACTAAGAGAAGTAACGCAAAAGCTGGTGATATCATCTTTGTCACAGGATCTTTAGGTGATAGTGCCGGTGGCTTAGATATCCTCTTAAATGATTATATAAAACATACGGATGATCATAGTTACTTAATTAAAAAACACCAAAGACCTACACCTAAAGTAGATTTAGGCTTACAATTGGCAAAGATTAATCGGGTAAGTTTAAATGATATAAGCGATGGATTAAGTAGTGAGCTTTATGAAATAGCCGAAGCCTCATCGGTTTCAATGATGATTGAAGAAGAGGCAATCCCAATGAGCACATCGTTAAAGAACCTATATGGAAAAGATCAATCTTTACAATATGCCTTAACAGGTGGAGAAGATTTTGAACTTTTAGGCACGATGCCATCAGAGGATTTTCATCAGTTACAACAATTAACTGAACAAAAAGGTTGGTCGATTACTCAAATTGGTGAGGTTATTCTCCAAGAGGATAAACCAGAAGTATTTTTAGTTAAAAAAAATAATCCGATTCTTCTTACCAAAGGCGGGTACAATCATTTTTCCGAAGAGAGGTGA
- the rimI gene encoding ribosomal protein S18-alanine N-acetyltransferase, with protein sequence MVSRKQNEELIIRSMTIHDIDSVYEIEKQCFATPWSKEAFYEEVSQNRFAHYLVLEKDLEIIGFCGLWVMFDDAQITNIAIAPAYRGNQLGEQLMKKAMGIALSLGAEQMTLEVRVSNHVAQSLYKKLGFIGVTLRKNYYQDNLEDALLMWVKLK encoded by the coding sequence ATGGTTAGCAGAAAACAAAATGAAGAGCTGATCATCCGTTCAATGACGATACATGACATTGACTCTGTTTATGAAATTGAAAAACAGTGTTTTGCTACTCCATGGTCGAAGGAAGCGTTTTATGAGGAAGTTTCCCAAAATCGCTTCGCTCATTACTTAGTACTGGAAAAAGATCTCGAAATCATTGGTTTTTGTGGGTTATGGGTGATGTTTGATGATGCCCAAATTACCAACATCGCAATTGCTCCAGCTTATCGAGGAAATCAATTAGGAGAACAACTAATGAAAAAAGCAATGGGGATTGCATTATCATTAGGGGCTGAGCAAATGACGTTAGAAGTGCGAGTATCGAATCATGTGGCTCAATCTTTATATAAAAAGCTTGGATTTATAGGTGTTACGTTAAGGAAAAACTATTATCAAGATAATTTAGAAGATGCTTTATTAATGTGGGTGAAATTAAAATGA
- the tsaB gene encoding tRNA (adenosine(37)-N6)-threonylcarbamoyltransferase complex dimerization subunit type 1 TsaB, translating to MNVLAIDTSNETLGVAISKDKKIIAESITTVKKNHSVRAMPTIVQLLADCDIHPKQLDRIVVAKGPGSYTGVRIGMTIAKTMAWSLKIPIVAVSSLQVMAMNGHFFKGKLSPLLDARRGNVYTGLYSFNDRLYVEKEDQNVSLSKWLHELKEEQEERILFIGKDTVQFEDEIRSILGNKAFFTNEVLHNARPSSLLKVSELQEPGEVHSLTPNYIRLAEAEAKWLAENKMKS from the coding sequence ATGAATGTGTTGGCCATTGATACGTCCAATGAAACGTTAGGAGTTGCCATAAGTAAAGACAAAAAAATAATCGCAGAATCTATTACGACTGTAAAGAAAAATCATTCTGTCCGAGCGATGCCAACGATTGTTCAACTGTTAGCTGATTGTGATATTCATCCTAAACAGCTAGATAGGATCGTAGTTGCGAAAGGTCCAGGCTCTTATACAGGTGTTCGAATTGGAATGACGATCGCAAAAACGATGGCATGGAGCCTTAAAATCCCAATAGTAGCTGTATCTAGTCTTCAAGTAATGGCGATGAATGGACACTTTTTTAAAGGGAAATTGTCTCCATTATTAGATGCGAGAAGAGGAAATGTATATACTGGCCTTTATTCATTTAATGATCGTCTTTATGTAGAGAAAGAAGATCAAAATGTTTCACTCTCTAAGTGGTTACATGAGCTAAAAGAGGAGCAAGAGGAAAGAATTTTGTTTATAGGAAAGGATACAGTTCAATTCGAGGACGAAATTAGAAGTATTTTAGGTAATAAAGCGTTCTTTACGAATGAGGTATTACATAACGCAAGACCTTCTTCCTTATTGAAAGTATCAGAACTACAAGAGCCTGGAGAGGTTCATTCTTTGACCCCAAATTATATAAGATTAGCTGAGGCAGAGGCAAAATGGTTAGCAGAAAACAAAATGAAGAGCTGA
- the tsaE gene encoding tRNA (adenosine(37)-N6)-threonylcarbamoyltransferase complex ATPase subunit type 1 TsaE yields MIYSNSAERTTLLAKTLAQLLQKGDVITLEGDLGAGKTAFTKGLAQGLNIERNVNSPTFTIIKEYLDGRLPLYHMDVYRLENGVEELGFDEYFHGDGVTVIEWAHIIKEELPEERLQIEIYRKSENERELVFIPLGDRYKQMYKEFEEHECVGH; encoded by the coding sequence ATGATCTATTCTAATTCTGCTGAAAGAACGACACTACTAGCAAAAACATTAGCACAGCTTCTTCAAAAAGGAGATGTGATCACGTTAGAGGGCGATTTAGGAGCAGGAAAAACGGCTTTTACAAAAGGGTTAGCCCAAGGCTTAAATATAGAACGGAATGTGAACAGTCCTACATTTACGATTATCAAAGAATATTTAGACGGGAGACTTCCTCTTTACCATATGGATGTCTATCGATTAGAAAACGGTGTAGAAGAACTAGGATTTGACGAATATTTTCATGGAGACGGAGTAACGGTGATCGAGTGGGCTCATATTATTAAGGAAGAGCTTCCTGAAGAGCGTTTACAAATTGAAATTTATCGAAAATCTGAAAATGAACGGGAGCTTGTATTTATCCCTTTAGGTGACCGATATAAGCAGATGTATAAGGAGTTTGAGGAACATGAATGTGTTGGCCATTGA